One region of Dysidea avara chromosome 1, odDysAvar1.4, whole genome shotgun sequence genomic DNA includes:
- the LOC136253127 gene encoding histone-lysine N-methyltransferase PRDM9-like, whose protein sequence is MDSDEDEEGLCEYERKRLQNIKRNNEFLRSLGFIVKSRRKKKPKRQKVTREDSDDDDDKEWTPGCDSRRTRSHSVKSADNVPDLIDPNEKVSMEEINKRLDKRFQCAMETVEKQRSTKRRRLSSNNNKTTTPVDVKDLPQVFHDEPATENFYGFTGKDRSVPVHKVTLPDEVAKYFESDDEDFKGFTVDKSMIKMKYGKRRKSKRLAKKGTTHYEEPVISDDDDYIFCDDCDTLYRDECPVHGPLLPLDESRGWDQDSKSFTSLPVPLQVTLKMSSIKNAGKGVFTKEFIPKGTRIGPYKGEVVKKEDVTCDTDTSYFWEIKKNSCDPYFIDGKNEEHSNWLRFVNCARNEAEQNLLSFQYHGDIYYRAIKHITPNSELLVWYGEEYAKEMGLSVDYSLNDAPCYICAHCQTEFMDKRNFDIHLKHSPSCHDANPQVFKCGKCGEVFTTLINLQHHIRTHEQNDSSTLSKAKVMKPVKGCNERKQYQCQYCSKAFTQSGNLQTHFRTHTGEKPYQCQYCSKAFTQSGNLQAHLRTHTGEKPYQCQYCSKAFTHSNTLQAHLRTHTGEKPYQCQYCSKAFTKSGNLQAHLRTHTGEKPYQCQYCSKAFTNSGHLQTHLRTHTGEKPYQCQYCSKAFTHSNTLQAHLRTHTGEKPYQCQYCSKAFTQSGHLQTHLRTHTGKKPYQCQYCSKAFSDRSNLQHHLRIHTTDN, encoded by the exons ATGGACAGTGACGAAGACGAAGAAGGATTGTGTGAATATGAGCGGAAAAGACTGCAAAACATTAAACGGAACAACGAGTTTTTGCGTAGTCTTG GGTTTATTGTGAAGAGTAGAAGGAAGAAGAAGCCTAAGAGACAGAAGGTCACTAGAGAagatagtgatgatgatgatgataaggAATGGACACCAGGTTGTGACTCTAGGAGGACTAGAA GTCACAGTGTTAAGAGTGCTGACAATGTTCCTGATTTGATTGATCCAAATGAGAAGGTGTCAATGGAAGAAATAAACAAGCGACTG GACAAGAGATTTCAGTGTGCAATGGAAACAGTTGAGAAGCAACGTTCAACAAAAAGACGTAGGCTATCATCCAATAATAACAAGACTACCACACCAGTCGATGTTAAGGATCTTCCTCAAGTTTTTCATGATGAGCCAGCAACGGagaacttttatggcttcactGGCAAGGACCGATCAGTACCAGTACACAAGGTAACACTACCTGATGAAGTAGCTAAATATTTTGAGAGTGATGATGAAGATTTTAAAGGCTTCACTGTGGATAAAAG TATGATCAAGATGAAATATGGTAAACGTAGAAAATCAAAAAGATTAGCCAAGAAGGGAACTACTCATTATGAGGAACCAGTTATATCAGATGATGACGATTACATAT TTTGTGATGATTGTGATACTTTATATCGTGATGAATGTCCGGTACATGGTCCTCTGTTACCACTGGATGAATCCCGAGGGTGGGACCAAGACTCCAAATCCTTTACCAGTCTACCAGTACCACTACAAGTTACACTGAAGATGTCTTCCATTAAGAATGCTGGCAAGGGAGTGTTTACCAAAGAGTTTATACCCAAAGGAACTAGGATTGGTCCCTATAAGGGAGAAGTGGTGAAGAAAGAAGATGTCACTTGTGACACTGATACAAGTTACTTCTGGGAG ATAAAAAAGAATAGTTGTGATCCATACTTCATTGATGGCAAGAATGAGGAGCATTCTAATTGGTTGAGATTTGTCAATTGTGCTAGAAATGAGGCTGAACAAAACTTGTTATCATTCCAATACCATGGTGATATCTACTATCGTGCCATTAAACACATCACACCCAACAGTGAATTGTTAGTGTGGTATGGTGAGGAGTATGCTAAGGAAATGGGATTATCTGTGGATTACTCACTTAATGATG CTCCTTGCTACATTTGTGCTCATTGTCAAACTGAGTTTATGGATAAGAGAAACTTTGATATTCACTTGAAGCATAGTCCATCATGTCATGATGCTAATCCACAAGTGTTCAAGTGTGGAAAATGTGGAGAAGTGTTCACTACACTGATCAACCTTCAGCATCATATCAGGACACatgaacaaaatgattcctCAACTTTAAGTAAAGCGAAAGTGATGAAGCCAGTTAAAGGATGTAATGAAAGGAAACAATACCAATGTCAGTATTGTAGTAAAGCATTTACACAATCTGGTAATCTACAAACACATTTTAGAACTCATACAGGAGAGAAGCCTTACCAATGTCAGTATTGTAGTAAAGCATTTACACAATCTGGTAATCTACAAGCACATTTAAGAACTCATACAGGAGAGAAACCCTACCAATGTCAGTATTGTAGTAAAGCATTTACACATTCTAATACTCTACAAGCACATTTAAGAACTCATACAGGAGAGAAACCCTACCAATGTCAGTATTGTAGCAAAGCATTTACAAAATCTGGTAATCTACAAGCACATTTAAGAACTCATACAGGAGAGAAACCCTACCAATGTCAGTATTGTAGTAAAGCATTTACAAACTCTGGTCATCTACAAACACATTTAAGAACTCATACAGGAGAGAAACCCTACCAATGTCAGTATTGTAGTAAAGCATTTACACATTCTAATACTCTACAAGCACATTTAAGAACTCATACAGGAGAGAAACCCTACCAATGTCAGTATTGTAGCAAAGCATTTACACAATCTGGTCATCTACAAACACATTTAAGAACTCATACAGGAAAGAAACCCTACCAATGCCAATATTGTAGTAAAGCATTCTCAGACAGAAGTAATCTACAACATCATTTAAGAATTCACACTACAGACAATTAA
- the LOC136253144 gene encoding NF-kappa-B inhibitor epsilon-like isoform X2, with product MDTVVFSIYKGPIRTSVIVAASNSPKQEIIEVLDSQEGPSTTSTTLPQLLARSGPSPAATAVAAAIVTKQLNQPQPLRAGEVEQQSNPAAKNSEQIIQLDKQSWEQLPPLYKYMIQMRVIEEQQQLQLAARQMQGQQPLPPNLLQGLALQSQMLNMFQAQLANQNFLQQMGGGKIPLITTTAPVAGTLPVFPAIATTATTSGPMSQQEATVVTTASVSMATTSSLSQPRLSTPVVNSNQSHDHGQQHKAEDKESSNKMRDTTSYRSNEVPDSPVATPTDEGSKGDRSGPHDVLLRVSEAHLGTLQDEDGDTPLHLAVIQENFKLVQYLVKLITSVYMSLDIANNLRQTPLHLAVITHQPHMVSLLVQSGANVNFPDRHGSSSVHLAAQRRDLKCLQALAMATNPLPDFNLRNFDGLTPVHIATKEACIDVLRFLFQMGANKNALDATSGRTALHYAVELENFMLVNYLMEAGVDANATTFAGNTPLHIASGRKMKDIVAVLMAYGANPGIANYEGDLPSGLPPPSLVMARMKKYKKDN from the exons ATGGATACTGTAGTGTTTAGCATCT ACAAGGGACCTATTAGGACATCAGTGATCGTGGCAGCATCGAACAGTCCCAAACAAGAAATCATTGAAGTACTAGATAGTCAAGAAGGTCCGTCTACAACATCAACAACGTTACCGCAACTTTTAGCTCGATCAGGCCCTTCACCTGCAGCcactgctgttgctgctgctataGTAACCAAACAGTTGAACCAACCACAGCCTCTAAGAGCTGGTGAGGTTGAGCAACAATCAAATCCTGCAGCAAAGAACTCGGAACAGATTATACAACTTGATAAACAAAGCTGGGAACAGCTACCGCCATTGTACAAGTACATGATCCAAATGAGAGTCATTGAAGAACAGCAACAATTGCAGCTTGCTGCACGGCAGATGCAAGGCCAGCAGCCACTCCCCCCTAATCTGTTGCAGGGATTAGCTCTACAGAGTCAAATGTTGAACATGTTTCAGGCACAACTGGCCAATCAAAACTTTCTGCAACAAATGGGTGGAGGGAAAATCCCTCTTATTACCACAACTGCTCCAGTCGCTGGGACTTTACCTGTATTTCCTGCAATCGCCACCACGGCAACTACTAGTGGACCAATGAGCCAACAGGAAGCGACTGTTGTAACCACTGCTAGTGTTTCCATGGCAACAACAAGTAGTTTATCACAACCCAGATTATCGACACCTGTTGTCAATAGCAACCAATCACATGATCACGGTCAACAACACAAGGCAGAGGATAAAGAAAGCAGTAATAAAATGAGAGACACAACTAGTTACCGTAGTAACGAAGTTCCAGATAGTCCTGTGGCAACTCCAACAGATGAAGGAAGCAAAG GTGATAGGTCTGGTCCTCACGATGTGTTGCTGAGAGTGAGTGAGGCTCATTTGGGGACACTACAAGATGAAGATGGCGATAC ACCACTACATCTTGCTGTGATTCAGGAGAATTTCAAGTTAGTACAGTATTTAGTGAAGTTGATCACAAGTGTGTATATGAGCCTGGATATTGCCAATAATTTAAGACAA ACACCACTCCACTTGGCAGTGATCACTCATCAACCACATATGGTCTCCTTACTGGTACAGTCTGGTGCTAATGTCAACTTCCCTGATCGGCATGGTAGTAGCTCAGTACACTTGGCCGCACAGAGGAGAGATCTGAAGTGCCTTCAAGCCCTCGCTATGGCAACCAACCCATTGCCGGACTTTAACCTCAGAAACTTTGATG GTCTCACACCTGTACACATAGCAACCAAAGAGGCATGTATCGATGTATTGAGGTTTCTGTTCCAAATGGGAGCAAACAAAAATGCTCTG GATGCTACCAGTGGACGTACGGCTCTACACTATGCTGTAGAGTTAGAAAATTTCATGTTAGTGAACTATTTGATGGAGGCTGGAGTTGATGCTAATGCTACGACATTTGCAG GTAATACTCCACTACACATAGCCTCAGGGAGGAAGATGAAAgacattgttgcagtgttgatGGCATATGGAGCCAACCCTGGCATCGCTAATTATGAAGGGGACCTCCCCTCAGGACTACCTCCTCCGTCATTGGTG ATGGCCAGAATGAAGAAATACAAGAAAGACAATTga
- the LOC136253144 gene encoding uncharacterized protein isoform X1: MERSPREVEMEVIEDGENIASNIEVLSEPPAERMDGSEDTGQNLESHRPHPTPRRGKALHSDTARSGKKQRTRGLQFHLTTPENMNLDYRNAGTSSITNITRPAHKDSSDKGGRARVSHTTANHTELGQKATEARQAFHARIFPQFSTVPKLTTSPSNMYDDVESDHVTRGKSKRGHSSPSLHKMARKEQLLETTMTDKGPIRTSVIVAASNSPKQEIIEVLDSQEGPSTTSTTLPQLLARSGPSPAATAVAAAIVTKQLNQPQPLRAGEVEQQSNPAAKNSEQIIQLDKQSWEQLPPLYKYMIQMRVIEEQQQLQLAARQMQGQQPLPPNLLQGLALQSQMLNMFQAQLANQNFLQQMGGGKIPLITTTAPVAGTLPVFPAIATTATTSGPMSQQEATVVTTASVSMATTSSLSQPRLSTPVVNSNQSHDHGQQHKAEDKESSNKMRDTTSYRSNEVPDSPVATPTDEGSKGDRSGPHDVLLRVSEAHLGTLQDEDGDTPLHLAVIQENFKLVQYLVKLITSVYMSLDIANNLRQTPLHLAVITHQPHMVSLLVQSGANVNFPDRHGSSSVHLAAQRRDLKCLQALAMATNPLPDFNLRNFDGLTPVHIATKEACIDVLRFLFQMGANKNALDATSGRTALHYAVELENFMLVNYLMEAGVDANATTFAGNTPLHIASGRKMKDIVAVLMAYGANPGIANYEGDLPSGLPPPSLVMARMKKYKKDN; this comes from the exons ATGGAGCGCTCCCCACGCGAAGTTGAAATGGAAGTAATTGAAGATGGCGAAAATATCGCATCGAATATTGAAGTACTTAGTGAGCCTCCTGCTGAACGTATGGATGGATCTGAAGACACAGGACAGAATTTAGAGTCTCATCGGCCTCATCCGACGCCCAGGCGAGGAAAGGCGCTACATTCCGATACGGCAAGGTCTGGAAAGAAACAACGCACTCGTGGGCTACAATTTCACCTAACTACACCAGAGAATATGAACTTGGATTACAGGAATGCCGGCACTAGTAGTATCACTAATATAACCAGGCCAGCTCACAAAGACTCTTCAGATAAAGGGGGTCGGGCGCGCGTGTCACACACAACTGCTAACCATACTGAACTTGGACAAAAGGCCACTGAGGCTCGGCAAGCCTTCCATGCCAGAATATTCCCACAATTCTCCACTGTACCGAAACTCACGACTTCACCTAGTAACATGTACGATGACGTGGAATCTGATCATGTCACTAGAGGAAAATCAAAACGAGGTCACAGTAGTCCCTCACTACATAAGATGGCACGCAAAGAACAGCTACTTGAGACAACCATGACTG ACAAGGGACCTATTAGGACATCAGTGATCGTGGCAGCATCGAACAGTCCCAAACAAGAAATCATTGAAGTACTAGATAGTCAAGAAGGTCCGTCTACAACATCAACAACGTTACCGCAACTTTTAGCTCGATCAGGCCCTTCACCTGCAGCcactgctgttgctgctgctataGTAACCAAACAGTTGAACCAACCACAGCCTCTAAGAGCTGGTGAGGTTGAGCAACAATCAAATCCTGCAGCAAAGAACTCGGAACAGATTATACAACTTGATAAACAAAGCTGGGAACAGCTACCGCCATTGTACAAGTACATGATCCAAATGAGAGTCATTGAAGAACAGCAACAATTGCAGCTTGCTGCACGGCAGATGCAAGGCCAGCAGCCACTCCCCCCTAATCTGTTGCAGGGATTAGCTCTACAGAGTCAAATGTTGAACATGTTTCAGGCACAACTGGCCAATCAAAACTTTCTGCAACAAATGGGTGGAGGGAAAATCCCTCTTATTACCACAACTGCTCCAGTCGCTGGGACTTTACCTGTATTTCCTGCAATCGCCACCACGGCAACTACTAGTGGACCAATGAGCCAACAGGAAGCGACTGTTGTAACCACTGCTAGTGTTTCCATGGCAACAACAAGTAGTTTATCACAACCCAGATTATCGACACCTGTTGTCAATAGCAACCAATCACATGATCACGGTCAACAACACAAGGCAGAGGATAAAGAAAGCAGTAATAAAATGAGAGACACAACTAGTTACCGTAGTAACGAAGTTCCAGATAGTCCTGTGGCAACTCCAACAGATGAAGGAAGCAAAG GTGATAGGTCTGGTCCTCACGATGTGTTGCTGAGAGTGAGTGAGGCTCATTTGGGGACACTACAAGATGAAGATGGCGATAC ACCACTACATCTTGCTGTGATTCAGGAGAATTTCAAGTTAGTACAGTATTTAGTGAAGTTGATCACAAGTGTGTATATGAGCCTGGATATTGCCAATAATTTAAGACAA ACACCACTCCACTTGGCAGTGATCACTCATCAACCACATATGGTCTCCTTACTGGTACAGTCTGGTGCTAATGTCAACTTCCCTGATCGGCATGGTAGTAGCTCAGTACACTTGGCCGCACAGAGGAGAGATCTGAAGTGCCTTCAAGCCCTCGCTATGGCAACCAACCCATTGCCGGACTTTAACCTCAGAAACTTTGATG GTCTCACACCTGTACACATAGCAACCAAAGAGGCATGTATCGATGTATTGAGGTTTCTGTTCCAAATGGGAGCAAACAAAAATGCTCTG GATGCTACCAGTGGACGTACGGCTCTACACTATGCTGTAGAGTTAGAAAATTTCATGTTAGTGAACTATTTGATGGAGGCTGGAGTTGATGCTAATGCTACGACATTTGCAG GTAATACTCCACTACACATAGCCTCAGGGAGGAAGATGAAAgacattgttgcagtgttgatGGCATATGGAGCCAACCCTGGCATCGCTAATTATGAAGGGGACCTCCCCTCAGGACTACCTCCTCCGTCATTGGTG ATGGCCAGAATGAAGAAATACAAGAAAGACAATTga
- the LOC136247364 gene encoding uncharacterized protein, with product MGDGETPSVGSYIFSVTLSSIPKIAIIVFCIIIAAFRAELFSASFSFTATGDRDLPVRICFYFDADDDPVYYGDRVCNNGIAGAIMSILFAMAFMIIDLQIPCATSMFVRLYHFMIFVFAVAFSVYWLISAALLANLYTRYCDDLPGDCDDTDEKFILLPIMGFLTMAAWIGQAILSLIRTITGK from the exons ATGGGAGATGGAGAAACACCCTCAGTTGGATCCTACATCTTTAGTGTTACATTGAGCTCTATACCAAAAATTGCGATCATA GTCTTCTGCATCATCATAGCTGCATTCAGGGCAGAGCTGTTTTCAGCCAGTTTTTCATTTACAGCAACTGGTGATCGAGATCTTCCGGTCCGAATCTGCTTCTATTTTGATGCTGACGACGACCCTGTATACTACGGAGATCGTGTGTGCAACAATGGCATCGCTGGTGCCATCATGAGTATCCTGTTTGCCATGGCCTTCATGATTATTGACCTCCAAATTCCATGTGCCACTTCAATG TTTGTGAGGCTATACCACTTCATGATCTTTGTGTTTGCTGTGGCATTTTCTGTTTACTGGTTAATATCTGCTGCTCTACTGGCTAACCTGTACACAAGATACTGTGATGACCTGCCAGGTGATTGTGATGACACTGATGAGAAGTTCATCCTACTGCCAATAATGGGATTTTtgaccatggctgcttgg ATTGGCCAGGCCATTCTCTCCCTGATCCGAACTATCACAGGAAAGTAG